The sequence gggTAGACAAAATATCGTCTCTTCTTTTCTTTTCAACACATCAAAATTAAGGATAATATCAGCAGTTGATTTTATCTTCCGGCAAATATTTGACACTTGTTCCTTATATTTGTCAACTATTTTTCATGGTCCTTCGAGCTGGATTAAGAGTGTAACAGTTTAGTGAGATACATAGTTTTCATGAATCAATTCATGATTAAGCAACtaataaacgtttaaaatttctaGAGACAGTGACTGTTCAAATCAGTGTTTTGCTTTGAAAAACGGTAAAGCAACAGTGAACAgtgaattaaaatctttagagACAGTAACTGTTCGAATCAGTGTTTTGCTTTGAAAAACGACAAAGCAACAGTAAACAGTGACTTAAAATTTCTAGAGACAGTGACTGTTCAAATCAGTGTTTTGCTTTGAAAAACGATAAAGCAACAGTGAACAGTGActtaaaatttctggaaaccGTGTCTGTTTAAATCAGTGTGTTTCTTTGATAGCCGTCTAAAGCATTAAACACCAGCAAAGTTCAAACAGTAAGGTAGGCTCATTAAAATCATCATCAGTACATATTCCATTTCACCCAATTAATCCTCTTATCCTTCTTCGAAAAAATTACGAGCGTAGAAATAAAAAGATTACATCAGAGACGGGGAACTCAAAAAgcgcaattgaaaatatttcgtaattttttagaagaatataaaaacaagtacctgatttaattaaactaaatgttAGAGTTGATAAGTTAAAACAAATCTTTGTCGATTTTCAGCAAGTTTTGGACGAACTTGAAATTTTAGAAGAAGACCGGGATCACGCGACAGAGAGATTTGAAATCGAGGAAATTTACCTTGATTTAATAACCGAATCAAAACATTTAGCTAAACAGGCTCCCCACAGTTGCCCcgaagttgaaaatgaatctcatGGCACACATGGAGAAACGTCTCGTAGCACAGTAATGAAACGACGTATCAAGTTACCGGAAGCTTCTCTCCCAAAATTTAGCGTTAAATATGAAGACTGGCTATCCTTTAAAGATGCCTTTACTCCAATGATCCACAATCAATCTGATTTAAATGacattgaaaaattacaatatttaaaatctgcaGTAACTGGAgaagctgaaaataaaataaaacacatttcaATCACAGACGGCAACTATGATCGTGCGTGGAACTTACTGCAAAGCGCATTTTCTGAAAAACGTTTAATTATATCAAGACAGTTGAGCCttctattgtttgaatttttatataaggtAGCATCTAGACTTTCGAAACGCGATAGAGATAAGGTTGAACATATACTTCAGACTTCTGCTTCAACAAAACCGTCACCGCAgtctaataacaaaaataattctcggAGAACGACGAGACAAGCATTTCTTTCGAAAATCGGTAAATCATGTCCAATTTGTATCGAAAACCAACATCCCGTATACAGATGCGATAAATTCCGCAGTTTGTCAATACCCCGTCGCATTCAAGCACCAAGGGATGCCGCTCTATGCCTGAACTGTTTAAGAATGCACGGAGACAAGTCGTGTAATTTCACAAAATGTCCGGTCTGTGAGGAACCTCACAATGCCTTGCTTCATATGTCACAAGAGCAAATTACGCGAAACGATTGACAATTAACCACGGCAGGTacggaacaaaataatttttcagtgacACTTAAAGCACCAGCTTCCCAATTAATGACTAGTGCAATAGTAAACGTTTATAGCAATGATCATAAATTAATACGCGGACGTGCTTTACTTGACACTTGTTCCTCTGCCAACTTTGTTACAGAAAAATTCGCAAACAAACTTGGATTAGCAAAAAGGAAATGTTCCATTCCTGTAGGAGCAATGAACGATTTATCTACTGTAACAAAACATgtagtcaaattaaaaattcgttcaatGCATAATTCTTCTGAAAAAACTCTTACTTGTTTGACAGTTCCAGAAATTTCCAATCTGGTTCCTAACGAAATACTTTCACGCGAGAAATTGCGAATACCCGCAAATGTACCGTTAGCCGATCTACAATTTAATGTACCTGCACCTGTTGATTTATTAATATGAGCAGGCCCCACTTTATCCCTGTTTTGCATAGGGCAGATCGATCTTTCTACTTGCGGAGAAGATTTATGCGTTCAAAAAACACGTTTGGGTTGGATAATTGGTGGAACTCCGGGTAATTCGAAAATGCGTAATAATCTAGTAAATTGTCACATAACTGAGTTACAAGATAGTTTTAACCGATTTTGGGAAATTGAAGAAGGGCAACCTCAAAATCACTTCTCAGCTGAAGAACTAGAATGCGATAAGCACTTTCAGCAATATATTAGCCGCAATAAATCGGGTCGTTACATCGTAGCTCTGCCgtttaaaaacaataaagaagCATTAGGTGAATCGCAGTCTAAggcattaaaatgtttaaaatcattattttacaaattcacaaaaaatccTGATTTAGAAGTCAAATACAGACAGGTCTTAGACGAATATGTAACATTAAATCACATGACTTATCTACTAAGCTACGCGTAGTTTTCAACGAGTCTGCTAAAACAAATACCGGCCTGTCACTTAATGACAAACTTATGGTAGGGCCTACTATTCAAAGCGATATAGTCTCCCTAATCCTCAAATTTCGCTTGTATAATTATGTTATAACAACTGATATTGAGAAGATATACAGACAAATTCTCGTACGACCAGAAGATCTAAAGTATCAACGCATTCTTTGGAGGGACGtgaataatattaaaacttttgaattaaatacagTCACGTTTGGCCTAGCTTCTGCGCCTTTCTTAGCGATACGTTGTTTACAACAACTCGCTGAAGATGAAGGACATAGATTTCCCAGAGCATCACGCGTATTAACTAAAGATATGTACGTTGACAATTTACTCTCTGGCGCTGCTACGATTGAAGGAGcattagaaattaggaatgaaatCACTGAATTACTAAAACTCGGTAGTTTCGTACTTCGACAGTGGGGATCAAACGATTCACAGATCTTACGCGACTTAGATGAGGAAAAGATAATTCCCAATTGTCAATTAGATGCTTGTCATTTAGACAAACAAGAATCCGTAAAAACCTTAGGCACTATCTGGAATGCACAAAACGATTGCATAACGTACATCGTCAAGCCAGTagctacaaaattaataaaatctaaacGAAAAATTCTGTCCGAAATTGGAAAAATCTTTGATCCTTTAGGTCTACTAGGACCAATCATTTTATACGCAAAACGAATCATGCAAAGACTTTGGCAATTAAAATTAGACTGGGATGAATCAGTTCCTAGCAGTGTGTTTACCGCTTGGATGGAATTCTGTGACCAACTTCCAGTTATCAATAACGTGTCCGTTGAAAGAAAAGCCTTAATTAATGACGCAATTAGCGTTCAATTGCACGGGTTCTGTGACGCAAGTGAGTGTGGCTACGGAGAATGTATTTATTTAAGATCAATGGATTCTACCGGAAACATAAGCGCCGCGTTATTTTATGCGAAATCGCGTGTAGCACCATTGAAAACAGTTTCGCTGCCACGACTCGAGTTGTGTGGAGCTCAACTTCTTGCTAAGCTCATTAAACAAACCATTGCCATCACGGGAATTTCTTTTGAGAAAGTAGTATTGTGGTCAGATTCCACAATTACGCTACATTGGATCCACACTTCACCACATTTGCTAAAGACATTTGAAGCAAATCGTGTTGCTGATATTCAAAATCAATCCAATCCAAGTTAATGGCGTCACATTCGTTCAGGAAATAATCTAGCCGATGTATTATCACGAGGTCAGCTTCCGAATGAATTTGTGAAAAACGCACAATGGTTTAATGGACCACAGTGGCTTTGTCAGGCGGAAACGAAATACTCTGACAATGGGGAAAATTTTATAGGAGCACACAATGAGCTGCGAGAAATATATGTTGTTTTAAATTCGGAAGCTCATCAACAAAGAtgtcaacaatttttaacaaatcaagccGCAACATGTTACTTTATTCCTCCTCTTTCTCCTCACTTCGGGGGTATCTGGGAATCAGCAGTTAAATGTTTTAAGCATCATTTTAAACGAGTAGTTTCCGAccaattgtttacttttgaagaatttaatacGTTCGTCATAGAAGTTGAAGGAATCCTAAACTCACGCCCCATTACTCCTATGACCAGCGACCCTAATGACCTTACCGTCCTTACACcgggacattttttaattggtgATGCATTAACGAGTTTACCTGAGGTAAACTTTACTGACACTTCAAACAACAGACTATCCAGCTGGCAACATATCCAGAAAATTCGTCAACATTTCTGGACCAGGTGGtctaaagaatatttgaatgaaTTGAATATTCGCCACAAATGGAAGGCAGATCAACATGGGATCAAGGAGGGAACAACTGTCCttctaaaagaagaaaatttaccaCCAAAGCAGTGGATATTGGCACGTGTAATCAAAACACATCCTGGAAACGAtgatgttacgagggtagttcaataagtccttagaatgaagtataaaaacaatttttttttggtaaattttttttaatttttcaacataatctccttggagctctgtacacttggtcaatcgcttttcaagtttttttaatccttcagaaaagtgcgttttcggaagttcctcaaaatNNNNNNNNNNNNNNNNNNNNNNNNNNNNNNNNNNNNNNNNNNNNNNNNNNNNNNNNNNNNNNNNNNNNNNNNNNNNNNNNNNNNNNNNNNNNNNNNNNNNaaaaacacgtaaactcagaagatgtggactgtgactgcaccatatatctagtcgggagtggtactgactgaaaacagatgatttggagcgattcgcgcgccacctgttggtcattctaaggacttattgaactaccctcgtattagaaTAGTCACTGTAAAGACTGCAAACAACGTATATAagcgaaatgtaaaaaaattatctccatTACCTATAATCGATAACGAAAGGTGTGAAACATGTTAATTGTACTGAATGTTGATCGATATTCTCTCAACGGGGGGAGTATGTCGCGTCGCTTATAAATGTAGtcttattaaaatttctatttttgtatattttctatgtttaaatttcatttactaTGTTTTGAAACCTAGAATGCTATTTCGAAGAACATCTGTTTAAGTTTTATCTATTTATGAGGCCCGTCCTTAGTATACTAACTGCTAgattcaaaaagagaaatttgggtttcaaaatttattgttatatGTCTTGGGCATAGCTATCGTAACACGTTTTTTCTTAATCCCTTTATTGCGGGACTCCTCTAAACGGGACAAATTCTAATCTCTTCTAGGTAAAAATGTGCAAACCAGATTAATTGAAGGTAGAGATTGACCGTAAGTAGGCGTAAACGACGTTTCCCACTTCTAGTTATTTTTGTGCAATAGGGAGTGCTATCTCTTTCAAGGGTATTTTGTAAGTGCATTCAACACCTTCAATCTCTCAAAAATTCTCAGGGAATATCAGTTGTCTTCTCACCCGCGctgtcaacaaataaattatggTAGACAAAATATCGTCTCTTCTTTTCTTTTCAACACATTAAAATTAAGGATAATATCAGCAGTTGATATTATCTTCCGGCAAATATTTGACACTTGGTCCTTATATttgtcaactattttttagacTTATTATATAGATACACTTGAATGACGAAGTTATTCTcgttcataatatttaaaacatcttttttaaacaaaaaaaaactttttttatcgttatcatttaaagttgatgcataaagattttttatcataaaatctcGAATAAGAAAACactgacaatttttaaataaaaaaatcataaagctgTGAAATAAATAGGTTGCGACAGAAATCCCTTCTTCGGCTCGACAAATtaccatttcaaataaaaaaatttgatgtaattctattttaaaaattgtttatattaattcgTTATTTTGTCTTTCTtgtgaatttctatttttaaattgatcaaagggaaaactttagttttttctattatttaaaaaatcactaaagCTTCCttgataaagaataaaataatttgttaaagagAAGAAGAAGGCTTGAGAAATGAACATCATATAATTATAAATGCGAACAAAGTGGGCAAACTCGAGATCGAATTCatagataatttcaaattcacgtctttcgttaaaaacttaaaatttcatgttgaaaattatatttttttgcttcttaaaaacttaatcttcctttttgaatatttatacatttggttgggaatttaattatatcgtcaaatttttttatttgttaaaatcgattctctaaaatattgcttttttgttaaaaaatacttgcttgaaaattcatgcattctattaaaaatgtacttttttgtaaaatactaaTCTTACTAGTACACTATGTTACAAAAAGGTATATGTTATAACAATAAATTATAGCTTTAGAAATGTTGTACTTTCTTGTACAAATTATTTTCACCAGGGcatatcaacaataataatgatttcttgaaaaaacatTACTGTTACATAATTCAATGATAAAATTAGTATACATAATGCATTTAAACACCGAAAATGCGAGTTTTGTAGGTCAGGCCACTAAGCGCCGCcactaacaaacaaaaaatgtcatataatacatatttttttgctattcgtaccaaaaattttcttaaggaaAACCACCCTTAAGTTAAAATAGGGCTAAATTTGATAagacttttgagaattttttcgaCTCTGCCACTGTCTAAACTTCTCAAATTTCGAACATACCCAGGTAGATCAGTCACCTGGTTTTTCGGCAGGTCCAAAGCTTTAAGGTATGAAATTCTAGAATCCACGAAAAAATAGCTTTGTCACGAAATCGGTCTAAATTTGATTGGTGgtagaatatgtacatttttagaCACCTAACTAAATGAAACCCATAAAAGTTCGATCCTATCCAGGTAGATTGGTCACTTGCTTTTTACAACGATTTAATGCTCTAAGAAATCCAGCTTCAGTATTATTAGAAAACTATCCTTATCTTgtaattaatctaaatttaattagTGGTAGACtatgtaaatttttagaaaaacggaTTTATTTGTAGGATAGTTTTCTGTTAATATCAAAACTTGAACCTAACTGCACtaagtagataaaaaaattaagtgactGATCTACCTGGATAAGGTTGAACTTCTATAGATTTCACTAAGGTAGATGTCCAAAAATGTAGGTCAGATACATTAGCTCCCCACCCCACTCCTAATTTTCGGTTTTTCTATAGCCTACTGAATAGcaccccaaatgcgctcaaatgcgccaccgataaaaaatttttaatactaactAGCAGAAACATCACGACCCtgtatttcaaaaagataataatttagcGACTTGGTATCATGTCATAATTATGTacagaacgggatgcattttATTTCGGAATGTGATTTGCACAAATGATTCTCATAGCTTATTACACAGATAAAAGCCAAAATATATCTTACAACATGCATGCAGATCCCCAGCATCCCTTGTTACACGagtgttttttaaagtttaaaaattgtttcaacttatctttaaaaatagtcttaataactaattgaaaaaattatatcagaaaaagtctgctcttaaataaattttccatcgttCTGAAAACTTAGATTATTCGCtatatgaaaatgaatttttctcctTAAGAATTTTTGAGCTGAAAGTAGTTTAGAAATAATCAGACTAAAAAGTAcgatgttactattttataagtaagtttcaTCTAtgtaaatatcaactttttttagtACGTATTTTCATTAGTGTGTGTAGCTTTTTTATATCagggtaaatttgaaaaaatcgatttatatGACATCGGAGGgtaaaaaaaagcacaaaaatcaaaaacacaaaaatcCCAACAGTTGATCTGTAcgatttttggcatcagtctgtTCGTAGTCGGATGTAAATATGGGGGTTGTTTTTGTTACGAGTAGGGGTGAAAAACAATTTTGCGCCCAGTTATGcttttaaaattccgttttaaTGTTTCATAAGTATTCTACATCTTgatagtttcctttttttatgcatttttttctatACAGGTTGTTGATTTGTAATATAAAAGCTGATTTTACAAAAGCGTTTCGTATGATATTGGAAAGCAGAAGAATAGCAAAAAATTTAgcatagttattttttaaataattttttcatttgtgagggtaattttttaaaataaggtttgattttacaaaagcgatttacAGCACGCTCTAAAGCAAAAAGTAGCAAAAagctaacctagtcatttttaaaattttaattactttttttactatttttgtagagggcgccgctaAGTTTACCACAAGCTATACCTGTTCTGAttgctcaaaaaataataaagaaaaaagattgttggttgtaaaaaatagcaaaacaaTATGCATTCTATAACAATTTGTTTtgcgttagtggcgccgctgagttttCTGACGTGAGTTTTGTTAATTAACTTAATTataacgattaaattaattttaaaaaatgtaacttattttagaaatttccttTTATGGAAAGTGTATGTACAAATTCTATGCATTGTTGATGAACTATaaatcaaaaaaggaaaatatgaagtagaaatataaaaaattatggttggttcttatttttcaacttaaatagcaaattgttaaactttcctCCAATCTCCTAATACATATCTCTTAGGATTTCCATTAGGTTCAATTTGTAAAACGGAAGTTTGAAATCGGTTATAAAATACGACCTCTAGATCTGTTTGGACCTGCACCCTTCAtaagtataaataaattgtcaaaaattattagtattcacaaaagtttaaaaaaatttctatgtctTTATTCAAGAATATACATGaagtaaatattacataattaacatatatttgttttaaatattgttcgCCTAAGTGACGCCTGAGAAAATCATCTTGACAGCTAACTGATCGCTTAAAGAGAACACTCtaagcttaataataaaacaaagatttgtgaatttaatagtatattacatcacaagTAGGTTTAGGCACTTCTTTATAGGGGAGTGATGcaagatattttttttgaaaccgCCATGTTATGAGACTGTAGATACCCTGAAAAGTAAGCGAAAGAAAAAAGagtgaatttaatattttctgctaATGATGAAGACCACTCAccaaaaatttctctattttcttttttttctccatttCTCAAATTTCTGGAATTCCAGCTTACATTTATCTTTCAAATTTCCGTGCTAGAAATTgtcgtttatatatttttttactttgattaTTATTATCCAAAAAATTGCATGTGTCAGACATCGTCTCACAAAACCTACGATTCAAACAAGAggaagcggggggggggggggcatcagtCAATGTACATATGGTAATGCTTTCAGCAAGTTTCCAGAATATTaatgttttcggtagaaaattaatcttttttctgaatttatgtttttattcgaattttcaactttttaaaatgagaattctgggttttttgttggaaattattcaattttattgaagattcgtctttcttggtagtagattaatcttatttgtttaacaatttttttaaattgaaaatttaactttttttagaagtcttgaattttattaaaaattgtttcctttttttgtaaaaaattaatcttctcgcttaggaataattttaattctaaactataatatgataataaataatttggttCTAAAGGTGAActggttttataaaaattgaaaattttcctttctttgtaaaaaatttaacttttcgttcgggaattcttgaattttattaaaaattcgtccttttataaAGTAAATCAatctttctatttcaaaaatcatattttttagttgatttttctgCTCTGTGGTtgagaacttttgaatttgattaaaagttcatcttttttggcattcaattaatctttttgtttaaaaattcttttttaactgttgatttgactttttggtgcagaattgttcaattttgttaaaaattcgtctttttagtagtaaattattcttcttgcttaaaaattcttcctttttagttgaaaattcaacttttgttgaaaaattcttaatttctgtagaaattagtttaattttgttgttgcgaATTAATCCTTTGGCTTATACATTcttcatttttagttagaaactcaactttttggttgagaatccttgaattatataaaacattcctgttttttggtagtaaattaatatttttgtttcaaaattgatctttttagtaaacaattcaacttttcagttgagaattactaaattgcattaaaaatttgtcatttttt is a genomic window of Belonocnema kinseyi isolate 2016_QV_RU_SX_M_011 chromosome 8, B_treatae_v1, whole genome shotgun sequence containing:
- the LOC117178541 gene encoding uncharacterized protein LOC117178541, encoding MVGPTIQSDIVSLILKFRLYNYVITTDIEKIYRQILVRPEDLKYQRILWRDVNNIKTFELNTVTFGLASAPFLAIRCLQQLAEDEGHRFPRASRVLTKDMYVDNLLSGAATIEGALEIRNEITELLKLGSFVLRQWGSNDSQILRDLDEEKIIPNCQLDACHLDKQESVKTLGTIWNAQNDCITYIVKPVATKLIKSKRKILSEIGKIFDPLGLLGPIILYAKRIMQRLWQLKLDWDESVPSSVFTAWMEFCDQLPVINNVSVERKALINDAISVQLHGFCDASECGYGECIYLRSMDSTGNISAALFYAKSRVAPLKTVSLPRLELCGAQLLAKLIKQTIAITGISFEKVVLWSDSTITLHWIHTSPHLLKTFEANRVADIQNQSNPS